In Desulfitobacterium chlororespirans DSM 11544, the following are encoded in one genomic region:
- the queA gene encoding tRNA preQ1(34) S-adenosylmethionine ribosyltransferase-isomerase QueA yields the protein MKLEDFDFELPEDRIAQHPVEPRDSSRLMVMNPSTGEIEHRVFRELPELLQAGDVLVVNNTRVIPARLIGEKEGTQAKIECLLLTRRDKDVWETLIKPGKRLKAGQTVVFGDGLLRGELLEILPDGNRLVRFDYQGIFEEVLDRLGNMPLPPYITEQLKDKERYQTIYAKESGSAAAPTAGLHFTPELLERLQDKGVEIVEILLHVGLGTFRPVKVDNVEEHTMHSEYYRVAPEAAERINRAKSQGRRVIAVGTTAARTLESVAEENGRIAGKEGWTDIYIYPGYTFKILDGMITNFHFPKSTLVMLVSALAGRDQILKAYQIAIAEGYRFYSFGDAMMIL from the coding sequence TTGAAATTAGAAGATTTCGATTTTGAGCTGCCCGAGGATCGTATTGCTCAGCATCCGGTGGAACCCCGGGATTCTTCCCGTCTTATGGTGATGAATCCTTCGACTGGTGAGATTGAGCATCGTGTGTTTCGAGAACTCCCCGAGCTGCTCCAAGCGGGAGATGTCTTGGTGGTCAACAATACCAGGGTCATCCCTGCTCGGTTAATTGGTGAAAAAGAGGGTACACAGGCCAAAATCGAGTGTTTGCTCCTCACCCGCCGGGACAAAGATGTGTGGGAGACTCTGATTAAGCCTGGTAAACGTTTAAAGGCAGGGCAGACCGTAGTATTTGGGGATGGTCTCCTGCGGGGAGAGCTCCTGGAGATTTTACCTGATGGCAATCGGCTGGTGAGGTTTGATTATCAGGGAATCTTTGAAGAGGTCCTTGATCGATTAGGGAATATGCCTTTGCCCCCCTATATTACGGAGCAGCTGAAGGATAAGGAGCGGTATCAAACCATCTATGCCAAGGAGAGTGGCTCCGCCGCTGCTCCTACTGCCGGTCTCCACTTTACGCCGGAGCTGTTGGAGCGTTTGCAGGATAAAGGCGTTGAAATCGTTGAGATCCTGCTCCATGTAGGGCTGGGAACCTTCCGACCGGTCAAAGTGGACAATGTGGAAGAGCATACGATGCATTCGGAATATTACCGGGTTGCCCCAGAAGCTGCCGAGCGGATCAACCGTGCCAAAAGCCAGGGGCGCCGGGTTATCGCCGTGGGAACCACGGCTGCCCGGACTTTGGAGTCCGTGGCTGAAGAAAATGGCCGGATCGCAGGGAAGGAAGGGTGGACAGATATCTATATCTACCCGGGGTACACCTTCAAAATTCTTGATGGCATGATCACGAACTTTCATTTTCCCAAGTCCACCCTGGTTATGCTGGTCAGTGCTTTAGCCGGCAGAGATCAGATCCTCAAAGCCTATCAGATCGCCATTGCAGAGGGCTACCGTTTCTATAGCTTTGGCGATGCTATGATGATATTGTAA
- the ruvA gene encoding Holliday junction branch migration protein RuvA, with product MIGMLRGKVWEIQADKLILDVQGVGYQLAVPYGLLGKAHPGHELILYTHVILREDELALYGFSSAAEKDLFLLMLSVSGIGPKAALSILSTLGTGQTESAIAGENITLLTKVPGIGKKTAQRLILELKEKFKGRAIAVDGIEGSEILPQAAAHSEAMETLLALGFSQEEARKALQALPDSAQAAGTEEQVRLALRSLAATK from the coding sequence TTGATAGGAATGCTGAGAGGAAAAGTATGGGAGATTCAAGCCGATAAATTGATTCTCGATGTTCAGGGAGTAGGCTATCAGCTGGCTGTCCCTTATGGACTATTAGGCAAAGCCCATCCTGGTCACGAGCTTATCCTGTATACCCATGTGATTTTGCGGGAGGATGAGCTGGCTCTGTATGGTTTTTCTTCAGCGGCGGAGAAAGATCTCTTCTTGCTGATGCTTTCCGTATCGGGCATCGGACCCAAGGCAGCCTTATCGATCCTGTCGACTTTAGGCACCGGCCAGACAGAAAGCGCTATTGCCGGTGAAAATATTACCCTTTTGACCAAGGTGCCCGGTATCGGTAAAAAAACAGCTCAACGCCTGATTCTAGAGTTGAAAGAGAAGTTCAAAGGCCGGGCTATAGCTGTGGATGGGATAGAGGGTTCAGAGATCCTGCCCCAGGCTGCTGCACACTCAGAAGCCATGGAAACCCTGCTGGCTTTAGGATTCAGTCAAGAAGAAGCCAGGAAAGCCCTCCAGGCTCTTCCCGATTCAGCCCAAGCAGCAGGTACGGAGGAGCAGGTACGATTGGCACTGCGCTCTCTGGCCGCCACAAAGTAA
- a CDS encoding SpoIID/LytB domain-containing protein, translating into MLPLSDRLSFSVKKVFFFLIVFLALQAAPCQAKEIDVELVWKFKEAGWIKVEVEQGNYTLKETGQDQQTAMPFPAGSNLELTWGGWSPALKKNYDPFRIWGGKELELNRQGEYGSFLVQTPDGQKISYRGSLKIRWENGGCKLINRVDQEEYLKGVVPIEMSNSWAVDGLEALKAQAVAARTYMVRKTRTTAQITDSPDYDQAYSGRNVEGAANQAVESTRGEILVDSTTYQPIDALYSSHNGGYTELAENVWSNPDPHFISQPDPFSQGIGGPADRWRFIIGADILGQAFEMGPIAKIELDKLPSGRVKKVRMQDIHGEFHEVSGRTFVQKFYPYGRPITVQAFLGNLFTVRQIAGEEPLFSFDLGELGVPYRLSGLVDQQKVREAGSGPRLNRILSTNQGIRDIPVAYDVFVFNGRGWGHGVGMSQWGAYHMAQRGYTYGEILAFYYQQTDLIKYYL; encoded by the coding sequence GTGCTGCCTTTGTCAGACAGATTGTCTTTTTCCGTAAAGAAAGTGTTCTTTTTTCTCATAGTGTTCTTAGCTCTGCAGGCTGCTCCTTGTCAAGCCAAGGAAATCGATGTGGAGTTAGTATGGAAATTTAAAGAGGCCGGCTGGATTAAAGTTGAGGTGGAACAAGGGAATTATACCCTTAAAGAAACAGGTCAGGATCAACAGACAGCCATGCCTTTTCCGGCGGGCTCTAACCTTGAGCTCACTTGGGGAGGCTGGTCCCCCGCGCTGAAGAAGAACTATGATCCTTTTCGGATATGGGGCGGAAAAGAGCTGGAGTTGAATCGCCAGGGGGAATACGGATCCTTTCTCGTGCAAACTCCGGATGGTCAAAAGATAAGCTATCGGGGGAGCCTGAAGATCCGCTGGGAAAATGGCGGTTGTAAGCTTATCAACCGGGTGGATCAGGAAGAGTATCTCAAAGGAGTCGTCCCCATTGAAATGAGCAACTCCTGGGCGGTCGACGGGTTGGAGGCCCTTAAAGCACAAGCGGTAGCGGCCAGAACCTATATGGTGAGAAAAACCCGTACTACGGCTCAGATTACGGATTCTCCTGATTATGATCAGGCGTATTCGGGAAGGAATGTAGAGGGTGCGGCCAACCAAGCCGTAGAGTCTACACGGGGAGAAATCCTGGTGGATTCCACAACCTATCAGCCCATTGATGCTCTTTATTCTTCTCATAACGGCGGGTATACGGAACTTGCGGAAAATGTGTGGTCCAACCCGGATCCTCATTTTATCTCTCAGCCGGATCCCTTTTCTCAGGGAATCGGAGGCCCGGCTGATCGCTGGCGGTTTATCATCGGCGCAGATATTCTGGGGCAAGCCTTCGAAATGGGCCCCATTGCCAAAATTGAACTTGACAAACTCCCTTCAGGTAGGGTAAAAAAGGTAAGGATGCAGGACATTCATGGTGAATTTCATGAAGTGAGCGGCAGGACTTTTGTGCAGAAATTTTATCCCTATGGCCGGCCGATTACCGTCCAGGCCTTTCTGGGCAATCTATTTACGGTCCGGCAGATAGCTGGTGAGGAACCTTTATTTTCTTTTGATTTAGGGGAATTGGGTGTCCCCTACCGTCTGAGCGGGCTTGTAGATCAGCAGAAGGTCAGGGAAGCCGGCTCCGGACCCCGTTTGAACCGTATTCTAAGTACGAATCAAGGGATTCGGGATATTCCCGTTGCCTATGATGTCTTTGTTTTTAATGGCCGGGGCTGGGGTCATGGTGTGGGTATGTCTCAATGGGGAGCCTACCACATGGCTCAACGGGGATATACTTACGGAGAAATTCTGGCTTTTTATTATCAGCAGACGGATTTAATCAAATATTATTTATAA
- the ruvC gene encoding crossover junction endodeoxyribonuclease RuvC — protein MLILGIDPGTAIMGYGLIEKKGNRLFPMDYACWRTPAHTPMPERLLMLYQEIEAYIKEKQPHYVAVEELFFNRNTTTAISVGQARGVVLLAAAQFGIPVYEYTPLQVKQAVAGYGRADKQQIQQMVRALLGLQEIPKPDDTADALAIAICHAHSVNLLNRTGGAL, from the coding sequence ATGCTTATATTAGGTATTGATCCAGGGACCGCGATTATGGGTTATGGATTGATTGAAAAAAAGGGAAATCGTTTATTTCCCATGGATTACGCTTGTTGGCGTACACCGGCTCATACCCCCATGCCGGAACGGCTGCTGATGCTCTATCAGGAGATAGAGGCCTACATAAAGGAAAAACAGCCTCATTATGTGGCTGTTGAAGAGCTCTTTTTTAATCGCAATACCACAACCGCTATTTCCGTGGGACAGGCCAGAGGCGTTGTTTTGCTGGCTGCAGCTCAATTTGGCATCCCTGTCTATGAATATACCCCTTTGCAGGTTAAACAGGCCGTAGCAGGGTACGGCAGAGCGGATAAGCAGCAAATTCAACAGATGGTCAGAGCCCTGCTGGGCCTGCAGGAGATACCGAAACCGGATGATACGGCAGATGCTTTAGCCATCGCTATCTGCCATGCCCATAGTGTGAATCTGCTCAATAGAACGGGGGGAGCTCTTTGA
- the ruvB gene encoding Holliday junction branch migration DNA helicase RuvB: MEERMITPQQLPGDQEGEVLRPHRLADYIGQTKVKDNLQIFIQAALARGEALDHVLLYGPPGLGKTTLANIIATEMEVSIRTTSGPAIERPGDLAAILTSLEPRDVLFIDEIHRLSRTTEEILYSAMEDGCLDIVIGKGPSARSIRLTLPPFTLVGATTRAGQLASPLRDRFGVISRLEFYEVEDLIKIITRAAGILNLQITLEGAAEIARRSRGTPRVANRLLKRVRDYAQVWEDGRVTQELAGKSLDRLEVDPAGLDRIDQKCLLTIIQMFAGGPVGLETLSATIGEEAETIEDVVEPYLLQQGFIQRTPRGRVATVRAYQHLNIPVNPSHQEGGQGDSLFDAAED; encoded by the coding sequence ATGGAAGAACGGATGATCACACCTCAGCAGCTTCCGGGGGACCAGGAAGGAGAGGTTCTCAGGCCCCACCGGCTGGCGGATTATATAGGTCAGACCAAGGTTAAGGATAACCTGCAGATATTTATTCAGGCTGCCCTGGCCAGAGGGGAAGCTTTGGACCACGTCCTTCTTTACGGCCCGCCGGGGCTGGGGAAAACCACCTTGGCCAATATTATCGCCACAGAGATGGAGGTCAGCATTCGGACCACTTCAGGGCCGGCTATTGAGAGACCGGGAGATTTAGCGGCTATTCTTACCTCCCTGGAACCAAGAGATGTCTTGTTTATCGACGAAATTCATCGCTTAAGCCGTACCACGGAAGAAATACTCTATTCCGCTATGGAGGACGGGTGTCTGGATATTGTCATCGGCAAAGGTCCCAGTGCCCGATCCATCCGTCTTACCTTGCCGCCCTTTACCCTGGTGGGGGCAACCACCAGGGCCGGGCAGCTGGCTTCCCCTTTAAGGGATCGGTTCGGGGTTATCAGCCGTCTTGAGTTTTACGAAGTGGAGGATCTCATCAAGATCATAACCCGGGCCGCAGGAATCCTAAATCTGCAGATTACCCTGGAGGGAGCGGCGGAGATTGCCAGAAGGTCACGGGGGACCCCCCGGGTAGCCAACCGCCTCCTGAAACGGGTGCGGGATTATGCCCAGGTGTGGGAAGACGGCAGGGTTACTCAGGAATTGGCCGGCAAATCCCTCGATCGGCTGGAAGTCGATCCCGCCGGACTGGATCGAATTGACCAAAAGTGCCTCCTTACCATCATCCAGATGTTCGCGGGAGGTCCGGTGGGTTTGGAGACCCTTTCGGCGACGATTGGCGAAGAGGCTGAAACCATCGAAGATGTGGTGGAACCTTATCTTTTGCAGCAAGGGTTTATTCAAAGAACACCCCGGGGACGGGTGGCTACGGTCCGTGCCTATCAGCATCTCAACATTCCTGTAAATCCTTCTCACCAAGAAGGCGGGCAGGGTGACAGTTTGTTTGACGCAGCGGAGGATTAA
- the tgt gene encoding tRNA guanosine(34) transglycosylase Tgt, giving the protein MAVRIEILKEDNRTRARLGKLHTPHGVIETPVFMPVGTQATVKTMTPEELKDLGAGIILSNTYHLFLRPGHELIREAGGLHAFMHWDGAILTDSGGFQVFSLGDLRKITEEGVEFRSHLDGSKKFLSPEIATQVQMALGSDIVMAFDECTPYPATREYAKASLERTTRWLKRCQETLTTTDRQALFGIVQGSMYEDLRKQSAAEITELDLPGYAVGGLSVGEPKELMYEVLDYTVPMLPKDKPRYLMGVGSPDALIEGVMRGIDMFDCVLPTRIARNGTALTRYGKLVVRNAESAHDFSPIDPTCDCYTCKNYSRAYLRHLIKADEILGLRLMTIHNLRFLTNLMSEIRAAIKENRLPEYREKFFYEYGYLK; this is encoded by the coding sequence TTGGCAGTTCGTATAGAAATTCTCAAAGAAGATAACCGTACCCGTGCCCGCCTCGGCAAGCTCCATACCCCTCACGGAGTGATCGAAACTCCCGTCTTCATGCCCGTGGGAACCCAGGCCACGGTAAAAACTATGACCCCCGAGGAATTAAAGGACCTGGGAGCGGGCATAATATTAAGCAATACCTATCACCTTTTTTTGCGCCCGGGTCATGAGCTCATCCGTGAAGCAGGCGGCCTTCACGCTTTTATGCATTGGGATGGAGCAATTCTCACCGATAGCGGCGGCTTTCAAGTATTCAGTCTCGGTGACTTGCGTAAGATTACTGAGGAGGGAGTGGAATTTCGTTCCCATCTGGATGGTTCAAAGAAATTTTTAAGTCCGGAGATTGCTACACAAGTTCAGATGGCTTTAGGCTCCGACATCGTCATGGCTTTTGATGAATGCACACCCTATCCCGCCACACGGGAGTATGCCAAAGCTTCTTTGGAGCGTACGACCCGCTGGCTTAAGCGTTGCCAAGAGACTTTGACCACCACAGACCGGCAGGCTCTTTTTGGAATTGTTCAAGGAAGTATGTATGAGGATCTGCGCAAGCAAAGTGCGGCAGAAATTACTGAATTGGATTTGCCGGGCTATGCCGTAGGCGGCCTGAGTGTTGGCGAGCCTAAGGAACTGATGTATGAAGTTCTGGATTATACGGTTCCGATGTTGCCTAAAGATAAGCCCCGTTATTTGATGGGGGTTGGTTCACCTGATGCCCTGATTGAAGGAGTCATGAGGGGGATAGACATGTTTGACTGCGTTCTGCCGACACGAATTGCCCGCAACGGAACCGCACTTACCCGTTATGGCAAGCTTGTGGTAAGAAACGCTGAATCAGCTCATGATTTCTCACCCATCGATCCCACCTGTGATTGCTACACCTGTAAAAATTACTCCCGGGCTTACCTAAGGCATTTAATCAAAGCGGATGAAATCCTGGGGTTGCGCCTGATGACCATTCATAATCTGCGTTTCTTAACCAATCTCATGAGCGAGATTCGGGCAGCCATTAAGGAAAACCGCCTGCCTGAATACCGGGAGAAGTTTTTTTATGAGTATGGATATTTGAAATAA
- a CDS encoding spore photoproduct lyase family protein, translating into MSFMHPERIYFEPAVLNYELGRQLQAKYATVPWEPIESHNNIEKLRKNPNHEFPRMKRLLILGVRKSLKYTPNQKVSDFLVPYTSSGCSAMCLYCYLVCNYNKCSYLRLFVNREQMMDKLIKTADQGEGELVFEIGSNSDLVLENTITGNLEWTIEEFAKKERGYLTFPTKFDRVEPLLALNHRERIIFRMSVNPEEIIQKVELGTSPLKARLQALNQMAEAGYRVGMLIAPVVLVDHWQELYARLIEQLAELITPQAKKKLFIEVIFMTYSFIHRAINQEAFPKAVELYDQSLMTGRGRGKYWYKETVRASGEEFLRKELAEKLKGIPILYVV; encoded by the coding sequence ATGAGCTTTATGCACCCTGAAAGGATCTATTTTGAGCCGGCGGTTCTGAACTATGAGCTAGGGAGGCAACTCCAAGCTAAATACGCCACTGTCCCCTGGGAGCCCATCGAGAGCCATAACAATATTGAGAAATTGCGCAAGAATCCTAATCACGAATTTCCGCGTATGAAGCGCCTGCTTATTCTCGGCGTTAGAAAATCCTTAAAGTACACTCCAAATCAAAAGGTTTCCGACTTTCTTGTCCCTTATACGTCCTCCGGCTGCAGTGCCATGTGCCTTTATTGCTACTTGGTATGCAATTATAATAAGTGCTCTTACCTGCGCTTGTTTGTAAATCGTGAACAGATGATGGATAAACTGATCAAGACAGCTGACCAAGGAGAGGGTGAACTGGTTTTTGAGATTGGCAGCAACAGCGATCTCGTTTTGGAAAATACCATCACAGGGAACCTGGAGTGGACTATAGAAGAGTTTGCCAAAAAGGAAAGAGGTTATCTGACCTTTCCCACCAAGTTTGATAGGGTTGAACCGTTGTTGGCCTTAAATCATCGGGAGAGAATTATCTTTCGCATGAGCGTAAACCCTGAGGAGATCATTCAAAAAGTAGAGTTGGGAACATCGCCATTAAAGGCCAGGCTCCAGGCGCTGAACCAAATGGCTGAGGCAGGATACAGAGTGGGCATGCTCATTGCCCCTGTGGTGCTGGTGGATCATTGGCAGGAGCTTTACGCCCGATTGATCGAACAGCTGGCCGAGCTGATCACTCCGCAAGCCAAGAAAAAACTGTTTATCGAAGTCATCTTCATGACCTATAGCTTTATCCACCGGGCTATCAATCAAGAGGCTTTTCCCAAAGCAGTGGAGCTATATGATCAATCCCTCATGACGGGGAGAGGCCGGGGGAAGTACTGGTACAAAGAAACAGTCCGGGCGAGTGGTGAAGAGTTCCTGCGGAAAGAGCTGGCGGAAAAGTTAAAGGGGATTCCGATCCTTTATGTAGTCTGA